Proteins from a genomic interval of Cognatishimia sp. WU-CL00825:
- a CDS encoding L-serine ammonia-lyase: MFLSVFDMFKVGVGPSSSHTMGPMVAAARFLDMMRSSPFHFHGVKASLHGSLAFTGVGHATDRATILGLAGLSPDTYDHDKAESTLKDIAESATITPDGLSVLQFDPKEDLRFDFGPALEGHANGMILMATDSQGDIILQETYYSIGGGFVVTADELADGKTTDEGAPVPYPFKSAVEMLQMAERSGKSIAQMKKANEVSRSGATELQAGCTRIWQVMNDCINRGLETGGILPGGLNVKRRAKDIHRSLLAERGMNLTAPHTINDWMSAYAMAVNEENAAGGQVVTAPTNGAAGVLPSVIRYWLDHVPGATVTRIDEFLLTAAAIGGLVKFNASISGAEAGCQAEVGSASAMAAAGFCAVLGGTPEQIENAAEIALEHHLGMTCDPVKGLVQVPCIERNGLGAIKAVSAASLAMRGDGQHLVPLDSVIETMRQTGADMHEKYKETSLGGLAVNVPNC, translated from the coding sequence ATGTTCTTGTCTGTTTTTGATATGTTCAAAGTTGGCGTTGGCCCGTCGTCGTCCCATACAATGGGCCCGATGGTTGCCGCGGCTCGTTTTCTAGACATGATGCGATCCAGCCCGTTCCATTTCCATGGAGTGAAGGCAAGCTTGCACGGGTCCTTGGCCTTCACTGGCGTGGGTCATGCTACAGATCGGGCCACTATATTGGGCTTGGCCGGATTGTCACCAGACACCTATGATCACGACAAAGCAGAAAGCACACTAAAAGATATCGCAGAGTCCGCTACAATCACACCGGATGGATTGAGCGTTTTGCAGTTTGATCCAAAAGAAGATTTGCGGTTTGATTTTGGCCCTGCATTGGAAGGCCATGCAAATGGCATGATATTGATGGCGACAGATTCCCAGGGCGACATCATTCTGCAAGAAACGTATTATTCGATTGGCGGCGGCTTTGTGGTAACTGCCGACGAATTGGCGGACGGGAAGACCACCGACGAAGGCGCGCCAGTTCCCTACCCCTTCAAATCCGCTGTTGAAATGCTGCAAATGGCCGAACGTTCGGGCAAAAGCATTGCTCAAATGAAAAAGGCAAACGAAGTGTCTCGCAGTGGCGCAACCGAACTTCAAGCTGGATGCACCCGTATTTGGCAGGTCATGAATGACTGTATTAATCGCGGCCTTGAGACCGGTGGTATTTTGCCCGGTGGGCTAAACGTAAAACGGCGCGCCAAAGACATTCATCGATCCCTTCTGGCAGAGCGCGGCATGAACTTAACAGCACCGCACACGATCAATGATTGGATGAGTGCTTATGCGATGGCCGTGAATGAAGAAAATGCTGCTGGCGGTCAGGTTGTCACTGCCCCAACAAATGGTGCCGCTGGGGTTTTGCCATCGGTGATCCGTTACTGGCTGGATCACGTGCCAGGCGCAACGGTCACGCGGATCGATGAGTTTCTTTTAACCGCGGCGGCTATAGGCGGGCTTGTCAAATTCAATGCATCGATTTCCGGTGCAGAAGCCGGTTGCCAAGCGGAAGTTGGCTCGGCCTCTGCAATGGCAGCAGCTGGGTTCTGCGCTGTTTTGGGGGGAACGCCCGAACAAATCGAAAATGCCGCCGAAATCGCACTTGAACACCACCTAGGCATGACCTGTGATCCGGTCAAAGGTTTAGTGCAAGTCCCATGTATCGAGCGCAATGGCTTGGGCGCGATCAAGGCCGTCTCGGCGGCTTCTTTGGCGATGCGCGGAGATGGACAGCA
- a CDS encoding VCBS repeat-containing protein — protein sequence MLQILVGSRTACRATRGEQLWSQPLGLAVILTLALFGQTASADITSARYTDPTTRYAHGVLGDTVEWGTLELRLSNGARRRLVLPKNRVFEDLSPRLVDVDGDNAPEVIVVESSQTEGARLAIYGADGLIAATPFIGQRNRWLAPVGAADLDGDGLIEIAYVDRPHLAKTLRVWRFKNTTLTQIATQKNITNHRIGQDFITGGIRDCGQRPEMVVLKGDWSQVLSLSLSKQGQLKTKVLGSFEGPDSVAQLMRCP from the coding sequence ATGTTGCAAATCCTAGTGGGGTCACGCACTGCGTGCCGTGCCACCCGTGGAGAGCAGCTGTGGTCGCAACCGCTCGGCTTGGCAGTCATCCTGACGCTGGCTCTCTTTGGGCAGACCGCGTCAGCCGACATCACCAGCGCGCGCTATACCGACCCAACGACACGCTACGCCCATGGCGTGTTGGGGGACACGGTTGAATGGGGCACTTTGGAATTGCGCCTCAGCAACGGTGCGCGTCGCCGTCTTGTTTTACCCAAAAACCGAGTTTTCGAAGACCTGTCCCCAAGACTTGTTGATGTTGATGGCGACAACGCTCCCGAAGTCATTGTGGTTGAAAGCAGTCAGACCGAGGGCGCGCGTCTGGCGATTTATGGCGCGGATGGGCTGATCGCAGCCACGCCATTTATCGGGCAACGCAATCGGTGGCTTGCACCCGTTGGGGCGGCAGATCTAGATGGCGATGGCTTGATTGAGATCGCCTATGTCGACCGGCCGCATCTCGCCAAGACTTTGCGGGTTTGGCGCTTTAAGAACACCACGCTTACCCAGATTGCCACGCAGAAGAACATCACCAATCATCGCATCGGCCAAGATTTCATCACCGGTGGCATACGTGACTGCGGTCAGCGTCCTGAAATGGTGGTCCTTAAAGGTGATTGGTCACAGGTTCTGTCACTGAGCCTGAGCAAACAGGGCCAACTTAAGACAAAGGTTCTAGGATCTTTTGAGGGGCCAGACAGTGTTGCGCAGCTTATGCGCTGCCCATAG
- the hflK gene encoding FtsH protease activity modulator HflK produces MAGNSGGPWGGGGNQGGDDKRGNNGDGRRPKDDGPQIPDIDDLMKKGQDQLRVLMGGRDGGGRSGGGNSGGGQGPSLGKGTIGIALVAAVVAWGFASFYRVDSSEQSVELFLGEYSATGNPGLNFAPWPLVTAEVIPVTREQTEAIGVGARGSDAGLMLTGDENIVDIDFQVVWNINDPAQFLFNLRDAQLTIRAVAESAMREIIAQSELAPILNRDRASIADRLKELIQVTLDSYDSGVNIVRVNLDKADPPQQVIDAFRDVQAAEQERDRTQKEADAYANSVLAGARGEAAQVLEEAEGYRALVVNQAEGEASRFTAILEEYRKAPEVTRKRLYLETMEEVLGRVDKIIIDEQSSGQGVVPYLPLNELKKGNN; encoded by the coding sequence ATGGCAGGCAATAGTGGCGGTCCTTGGGGCGGCGGCGGAAATCAGGGCGGCGATGACAAGCGCGGCAATAATGGCGATGGGCGTCGTCCGAAAGACGACGGCCCCCAGATACCTGACATCGACGATCTGATGAAAAAAGGTCAAGATCAGCTGCGTGTTCTGATGGGAGGCCGCGATGGCGGTGGCCGGTCAGGCGGCGGTAATTCTGGTGGCGGGCAGGGGCCCAGTCTTGGTAAAGGCACCATAGGCATCGCCCTTGTGGCGGCCGTTGTGGCTTGGGGATTCGCCAGCTTCTACCGCGTCGACTCATCAGAGCAATCTGTTGAATTGTTTTTGGGTGAGTATTCGGCAACCGGCAACCCGGGCCTGAACTTCGCGCCGTGGCCTTTGGTGACTGCTGAAGTTATCCCGGTGACGCGCGAACAAACCGAAGCGATTGGCGTGGGTGCACGTGGATCTGATGCTGGCCTGATGCTGACCGGCGATGAGAACATTGTTGATATTGATTTCCAAGTGGTTTGGAACATCAATGATCCAGCGCAGTTTTTGTTCAATCTGCGTGACGCACAATTGACGATCCGTGCTGTTGCTGAATCCGCGATGCGCGAGATTATTGCGCAATCAGAACTGGCTCCGATTTTGAACAGAGATCGTGCATCCATTGCTGACCGCCTCAAAGAGCTGATCCAAGTTACTCTGGACAGTTATGATTCTGGCGTGAACATCGTGCGTGTGAACCTCGACAAAGCCGATCCACCGCAGCAGGTGATCGATGCGTTCCGTGACGTTCAGGCCGCAGAGCAAGAACGCGACAGAACCCAGAAAGAAGCGGATGCTTACGCGAACTCAGTGCTTGCTGGCGCACGTGGTGAAGCCGCGCAGGTTTTAGAAGAAGCCGAAGGGTATCGCGCATTAGTTGTGAACCAAGCCGAAGGTGAAGCGAGCCGCTTTACCGCGATTCTGGAAGAGTACCGCAAAGCCCCTGAAGTAACACGTAAGCGATTGTATCTGGAAACTATGGAAGAAGTGCTTGGACGCGTTGACAAAATCATCATAGACGAACAGTCCTCTGGTCAAGGTGTCGTACCTTACCTGCCGCTCAACGAACTGAAAAAGGGGAATAACTGA
- a CDS encoding Do family serine endopeptidase, which translates to MRAMWLSALGLMFLIAQAVAAQARPDSFADLAEQVSPAVVNITTSTVVASQTGPRGIVPEGSPFEDFFREFQDRQGEGDGDGNRPRRSSALGSGFVISEDGYVVTNNHVIDGADEILIEFFSGEELPATVVGKDPNTDIALLKVESEQPLAFVSFGDSDLSRVGDWVMAVGNPLGQGFSVSAGIVSARNRALSGTYDDYIQTDAAINRGNSGGPLFNLDGEVVGVNTAILSPNGGSIGIGFSMASNVVTRVIDQLKEFGETRRGWLGVRIQNVTEDMVEAVEGLEAAAGAMVTDVPTGPAEEAGIEAGDVILSFDGKDVADVRGLVREVGNTEVGKAVRVVVLRDGKTQTLKVTLGRREEAETAVPAVAQVTPEEPIQKEVLGLTVTPVTQALRDELGLDADATGLVLQDVSETSKAYEKGLRAGDLLVEASQQKLLSISDLEARIQDAKDGGRKSILLLVRRGGEPRFVALALDE; encoded by the coding sequence ATGCGCGCTATGTGGCTATCAGCATTGGGCCTTATGTTCCTGATTGCACAGGCCGTAGCTGCTCAGGCCCGGCCTGACAGTTTTGCGGACCTTGCAGAACAAGTGAGCCCTGCAGTTGTCAACATCACCACCTCGACCGTTGTTGCCAGCCAGACTGGCCCGCGTGGCATTGTCCCCGAAGGCAGCCCGTTTGAAGATTTTTTCAGAGAGTTTCAGGACCGCCAAGGCGAAGGTGATGGAGATGGTAACCGACCACGCCGTAGCTCCGCGCTGGGATCGGGATTTGTCATTTCCGAAGATGGCTATGTTGTCACTAACAACCACGTGATTGACGGGGCCGACGAAATTCTAATCGAATTCTTCTCTGGCGAAGAACTTCCGGCGACAGTGGTTGGCAAAGATCCGAATACAGATATTGCCTTGTTAAAAGTAGAGAGCGAACAGCCTCTGGCTTTTGTCAGTTTTGGCGATAGTGATCTGTCCCGGGTTGGGGATTGGGTCATGGCGGTTGGCAACCCACTTGGTCAGGGTTTTTCTGTTTCTGCGGGCATTGTGTCCGCTCGCAACAGGGCGCTTTCAGGCACCTATGACGACTACATTCAAACAGATGCAGCCATCAACCGTGGCAATTCTGGTGGACCACTGTTCAATCTGGATGGCGAAGTCGTCGGCGTGAATACGGCGATCTTGTCTCCTAATGGAGGTTCCATCGGGATTGGCTTTTCAATGGCGTCTAATGTTGTCACCCGGGTTATTGATCAGCTGAAGGAATTTGGCGAGACACGGCGCGGCTGGTTGGGCGTGCGCATTCAAAATGTCACCGAAGACATGGTTGAGGCCGTTGAAGGATTGGAAGCGGCCGCTGGCGCGATGGTAACAGATGTCCCCACAGGCCCTGCAGAGGAGGCCGGCATCGAAGCGGGGGACGTGATCCTTAGTTTTGATGGCAAAGATGTTGCAGATGTACGTGGCCTTGTACGCGAAGTTGGCAACACAGAGGTTGGCAAAGCCGTGCGGGTTGTTGTCCTGCGCGACGGAAAAACGCAAACTCTAAAGGTAACTTTGGGACGTCGCGAAGAAGCCGAAACAGCCGTACCAGCTGTTGCTCAGGTAACACCAGAAGAGCCAATCCAGAAAGAAGTCTTAGGGTTGACAGTCACCCCGGTCACCCAAGCGTTGCGCGATGAACTTGGGCTCGATGCGGATGCAACCGGATTGGTGTTGCAAGACGTTTCAGAAACGTCCAAAGCCTATGAAAAAGGATTGCGGGCAGGTGATCTTCTAGTGGAAGCCAGCCAGCAAAAACTGCTGTCGATTTCCGATCTTGAAGCGCGCATTCAAGACGCCAAGGATGGGGGGCGCAAGTCGATCCTCTTGCTGGTGCGCCGCGGTGGTGAGCCCCGGTTTGTTGCGCTCGCACTTGATGAATAA
- a CDS encoding protease modulator HflC, translated as MRRSAFFLPVLVAAIAGLLSSIFIVDERETALVLQFGRVDDVKEEPGLYFKIPVIQEVVTYDDRILSRDVEPLEVTPLDDRRLVVDAFARYRIEDAEQFRLAVGTGGEALAARRLDGILRDELRAVLGSVSSNDILSSDRAALMLRIRNGAIFEAKNLGLEVIDVRLKRTDLPRENLDATFSRMRAEREREATDERARGQEAAQRIRAQADRTVVELVSDAKRQSEIIRGEADATRSAVFAEAYGSDQEFFRFYRSLEAYRGSLLESNSTMVMSPDSEFFDYLKSDTGAQ; from the coding sequence ATGCGTAGATCTGCTTTTTTCCTGCCTGTTCTGGTCGCTGCAATTGCTGGGCTTTTGTCTTCTATCTTTATTGTGGACGAACGTGAAACCGCGCTGGTTTTGCAATTCGGTCGTGTGGATGATGTGAAAGAAGAGCCTGGTCTCTATTTCAAAATTCCGGTCATCCAAGAGGTGGTCACCTATGATGACCGTATTCTAAGCCGCGATGTTGAACCGCTTGAAGTCACACCGTTGGACGACCGTCGTTTGGTTGTCGATGCTTTTGCCCGTTACCGGATCGAAGATGCTGAACAGTTCCGTTTGGCTGTTGGTACTGGTGGCGAAGCGTTGGCCGCACGACGTCTAGACGGCATTTTGCGCGATGAATTGCGTGCGGTTCTAGGCTCGGTGTCATCCAATGACATTCTAAGTTCTGACCGGGCAGCTTTGATGTTGCGCATTCGGAACGGCGCAATTTTCGAAGCGAAAAACCTTGGGTTGGAAGTGATCGACGTTCGTCTAAAGCGAACCGATTTGCCACGCGAAAACCTGGATGCAACCTTCTCTCGTATGCGCGCAGAACGTGAACGCGAGGCCACTGATGAGCGCGCGCGCGGTCAAGAAGCGGCGCAACGTATTCGTGCGCAAGCGGATCGTACCGTTGTAGAGCTGGTGTCAGACGCCAAGCGTCAATCGGAAATCATCCGCGGTGAAGCAGATGCGACACGAAGCGCGGTCTTTGCGGAAGCCTATGGATCAGACCAAGAGTTTTTCCGGTTCTACCGGTCTTTGGAAGCCTATCGTGGGTCATTGCTAGAAAGCAATTCAACTATGGTTATGTCGCCAGACAGTGAATTTTTCGACTATTTGAAGTCCGACACAGGAGCGCAATAA
- the gor gene encoding glutathione-disulfide reductase, translated as MNFDYDLFVIGGGSGGVRAARVAAQGGAKVALAEEDRYGGTCVIRGCVPKKLMVFASEYAGMVEDAQSYGWDIQPGGFNWETFRGKLYAELDRLEAVYRNILKNNGVETFDQRAKLADAHTVELADGTRKTAKHVLVATGGRPVKPDLPGAELAITSNDIFHLKKLPESILIIGGGYIASEFAGILNGLGVNTTQYYRGAQILRGFDDEARGLVCEEMCQRGVNVHLGTNILEMRKEGDKIWVKATNGEENLFDQVMFATGRAPNSDGLGLENLGVELGRRGQIVVDDYSQTAVPSIYAIGDVTDRVNLTPVAIREGMAFVETVFNGNPTKPDHELIPTAIFTQPEMGTVGLSEEEARDQEPIEVYATSFKPMQQSFAGRSERVLMKLIVSQENRKVLGCHIVAPGAGEMIQLAGIAVKMGATKEDFDRTVAVHPTMSEELVTMKTPTRTG; from the coding sequence ATGAATTTTGACTACGATTTATTTGTCATCGGCGGTGGCTCTGGTGGTGTTAGAGCGGCGCGCGTGGCAGCACAAGGCGGTGCCAAAGTGGCGCTCGCAGAGGAAGACCGCTATGGTGGAACCTGTGTTATTCGCGGATGCGTGCCCAAAAAACTAATGGTATTTGCCAGCGAATACGCCGGAATGGTTGAAGATGCTCAGTCTTATGGCTGGGATATTCAACCTGGCGGGTTTAATTGGGAAACTTTCCGCGGCAAGCTTTACGCAGAGTTGGACCGGCTCGAAGCCGTTTATCGCAACATTCTTAAGAACAATGGCGTTGAAACCTTTGATCAACGTGCAAAACTTGCTGATGCGCATACGGTTGAGCTGGCCGACGGGACGCGGAAAACTGCGAAACATGTGTTGGTTGCGACAGGCGGCCGACCCGTCAAACCAGATCTGCCCGGTGCAGAGCTTGCAATCACCTCTAACGATATTTTCCATTTGAAAAAACTACCCGAGTCGATCCTGATCATTGGCGGGGGCTATATCGCGTCTGAATTTGCCGGTATCTTGAATGGTTTGGGCGTGAACACCACGCAATACTATCGCGGCGCACAGATTCTGCGTGGCTTTGACGACGAAGCTCGGGGCTTGGTTTGCGAAGAAATGTGTCAGCGCGGCGTAAACGTGCATTTGGGCACCAACATCTTGGAAATGCGCAAAGAAGGCGACAAGATCTGGGTGAAGGCAACCAACGGCGAAGAGAACCTGTTCGATCAGGTGATGTTTGCAACTGGGCGCGCACCTAATTCGGATGGCCTTGGGCTTGAAAACCTAGGTGTCGAGCTGGGCCGCAGAGGTCAGATTGTGGTGGATGATTATAGCCAAACGGCTGTGCCTTCGATCTACGCAATTGGTGATGTGACCGACCGGGTTAATCTGACCCCTGTAGCGATCCGCGAAGGCATGGCTTTCGTTGAAACTGTCTTTAATGGCAACCCAACAAAGCCAGACCACGAGTTGATTCCAACAGCGATTTTTACGCAGCCGGAAATGGGCACTGTAGGGCTTTCAGAAGAAGAAGCACGCGATCAAGAGCCAATCGAAGTCTATGCAACATCGTTCAAACCGATGCAGCAAAGCTTTGCAGGCCGCAGCGAGCGCGTACTGATGAAATTGATTGTCAGCCAAGAAAATCGCAAAGTTCTTGGTTGCCACATAGTCGCCCCTGGTGCAGGTGAAATGATCCAACTGGCTGGCATCGCCGTCAAAATGGGCGCAACAAAAGAAGATTTTGATCGGACGGTTGCGGTTCACCCAACAATGTCTGAGGAACTGGTTACAATGAAAACACCGACCCGCACGGGTTGA
- the purD gene encoding phosphoribosylamine--glycine ligase — translation MNILILGSGGREHALAWAVKQNPKCDRLIVAPGNAGIAQIADCATLDIENGGAVANFVEENAIDFVIIGPEAPLAKGVADRLRDAGILVFGPSEAAAELEASKNFTKEICVAANAPTAGYGHFTDAEAAKAYIRKEGAPIVVKADGLAAGKGVIVAMQEAEALAAVDDMFSGSFGGAGAEVVIEEFMDGEEASLFVLVDGEDILSIGTAQDHKRVGEGDTGPNTGGMGAYSPAPVLSAEIEQKALDEIVKPTMAEMANRGTPYQGVLYVGLMIKDGQPRLVEYNVRFGDPECQVLMMRLGAQAFDLMHAAAEGRLSDAQVNWAQDHAITIVMAANGYPGAYEKGSEIKALASLPEDSKNYVFHAGTKEDAGNILAVGGRVLNVTARGDTLQEARDRAYAMVESIDWPGGFYRRDIGWRAL, via the coding sequence ATGAACATTCTTATCCTCGGTAGCGGCGGTCGGGAACATGCTTTGGCATGGGCGGTCAAGCAAAATCCAAAATGCGACCGACTGATCGTAGCGCCCGGTAATGCCGGTATTGCCCAGATCGCTGACTGCGCAACCCTTGATATTGAAAACGGTGGAGCGGTTGCTAACTTCGTCGAAGAAAACGCCATTGATTTTGTGATCATCGGTCCTGAAGCACCCTTGGCAAAGGGCGTTGCCGACCGTTTGCGTGACGCAGGGATCTTGGTATTTGGCCCCTCGGAAGCCGCAGCAGAACTAGAAGCGTCAAAGAACTTTACCAAAGAGATCTGTGTTGCGGCCAATGCCCCAACAGCCGGGTACGGTCACTTTACGGATGCTGAGGCTGCCAAAGCCTATATCCGCAAAGAAGGCGCGCCAATCGTGGTAAAAGCAGACGGGCTTGCCGCTGGCAAAGGCGTCATCGTTGCAATGCAAGAAGCAGAGGCGCTGGCCGCTGTTGATGATATGTTTAGTGGCAGTTTTGGCGGAGCCGGTGCCGAAGTTGTCATCGAAGAATTCATGGATGGCGAGGAAGCTTCCTTGTTTGTATTGGTTGATGGCGAAGATATATTGTCGATTGGCACCGCCCAGGACCACAAACGCGTTGGTGAAGGCGATACTGGCCCCAATACCGGTGGCATGGGGGCCTATTCACCCGCGCCGGTTCTGTCAGCAGAGATAGAACAAAAGGCTCTGGATGAAATCGTAAAGCCGACAATGGCCGAAATGGCCAACCGTGGCACCCCATATCAGGGCGTGCTTTACGTGGGATTGATGATCAAAGACGGGCAACCACGGCTTGTGGAATATAACGTGCGCTTTGGAGATCCAGAATGCCAGGTCTTGATGATGCGTCTGGGCGCACAAGCGTTTGACCTGATGCATGCCGCCGCTGAAGGGCGGTTGTCTGACGCGCAAGTGAACTGGGCACAGGACCACGCGATTACCATTGTGATGGCGGCCAACGGATATCCTGGAGCTTATGAAAAAGGCTCTGAAATCAAAGCACTGGCAAGCTTGCCGGAAGACAGTAAGAACTATGTATTCCATGCGGGTACAAAAGAAGATGCTGGCAATATTTTGGCTGTAGGTGGCCGGGTTTTGAATGTGACCGCCCGCGGTGACACGTTGCAAGAGGCACGGGATCGCGCCTATGCCATGGTTGAGAGCATTGACTGGCCGGGCGGATTTTACCGCCGCGATATTGGTTGGCGTGCTTTGTAA
- the rpiA gene encoding ribose-5-phosphate isomerase RpiA yields the protein MSSELSPIDKAKFVAAKKAVEFVEDGMRVGLGTGSTAAWMVRCLGERVREEGLKVRGVPTSTRTADLARDVGIEVVSLDAAKWLDLTIDGADEFDGDLNLIKGGGGALLQEKIVATASDQMIVIADIAKEVETLGAFPLPVEVIPFGWQTTQALIEETLVSMDVLGRSASLRMNGDRPFVTDEGNHILDLHLKRIGDARQMAMIMNQMPGVVENGLFIDICDRVVIGYGDGKVEVRDINAGTIEENMMDFVENENLFSDLTD from the coding sequence ATGAGCTCAGAACTCTCTCCTATAGACAAAGCCAAATTTGTGGCCGCCAAAAAGGCCGTTGAATTCGTTGAAGACGGAATGCGCGTTGGATTGGGGACTGGGTCAACGGCAGCTTGGATGGTGCGCTGCCTTGGTGAAAGGGTGCGTGAAGAGGGTTTGAAAGTCCGAGGCGTTCCCACCTCAACCCGCACTGCGGACCTTGCGCGTGACGTCGGGATCGAGGTCGTGAGCTTGGATGCTGCGAAGTGGCTTGACCTCACAATTGATGGTGCCGACGAGTTTGACGGCGATCTGAATTTGATCAAAGGCGGCGGCGGTGCTTTGTTGCAGGAAAAGATTGTTGCGACAGCCAGCGACCAGATGATTGTCATTGCGGACATCGCCAAAGAAGTCGAAACGCTTGGTGCATTTCCTTTGCCGGTCGAGGTTATTCCCTTTGGCTGGCAAACCACACAAGCCCTGATCGAAGAAACGCTGGTGTCCATGGATGTCTTAGGGCGCTCGGCCTCGCTTCGGATGAATGGTGATCGTCCCTTTGTGACAGACGAAGGCAATCACATATTGGATTTGCATCTAAAGCGGATCGGTGATGCCCGTCAGATGGCTATGATTATGAATCAAATGCCCGGCGTTGTTGAAAATGGCCTGTTTATCGACATATGTGACAGAGTTGTGATCGGCTATGGGGATGGCAAGGTCGAAGTGCGAGACATAAATGCAGGAACGATAGAAGAGAATATGATGGATTTCGTCGAAAACGAAAATCTGTTCTCTGACCTGACGGACTGA
- a CDS encoding peptidoglycan-binding domain-containing protein, with amino-acid sequence MTDRLLFATAIVLGLNACTIASVAPPDLAAFNEPDIVQRFEKGPPGARPGSCWGKSVSPAIFETVTEQILLQPAEILSDGSVLTPAVYKTETVQRIVRERRETWFETPCLDVLTIDFTESLQRALKARKYYRGSISGNMDAKTRAAIRRYQNEQGLNSGILALETARQLGLVAVPRSPDSPDSP; translated from the coding sequence ATGACAGATCGTCTCTTATTCGCTACTGCCATCGTCTTGGGACTGAATGCCTGTACGATAGCGTCTGTCGCGCCACCTGATCTGGCGGCATTTAACGAGCCTGACATAGTGCAACGATTTGAAAAGGGGCCGCCTGGCGCGCGGCCTGGGAGTTGTTGGGGTAAATCAGTCAGCCCTGCGATCTTTGAAACTGTGACCGAGCAAATATTGTTGCAACCGGCAGAGATATTGTCTGATGGCAGTGTCTTAACACCGGCGGTTTACAAAACCGAAACCGTGCAACGCATTGTGCGCGAGCGTCGTGAAACTTGGTTTGAAACGCCTTGCCTCGATGTGTTGACGATCGATTTCACCGAAAGCCTGCAACGAGCATTGAAGGCTCGAAAATACTATCGCGGGTCCATCTCGGGCAATATGGATGCAAAAACCCGCGCCGCCATTCGCCGCTATCAAAACGAACAGGGGTTGAATTCGGGTATTTTGGCGCTTGAAACAGCACGCCAGCTTGGGCTTGTCGCCGTGCCCCGCAGCCCTGACAGCCCTGACAGCCCATAA
- a CDS encoding 2Fe-2S iron-sulfur cluster-binding protein, with translation MAKITYVEFSGTEHTVDVADGLTVMEGARDNNIPGIEADCGGACACSTCHVYVDAAWVEKLPSMDDMEEDMLDFAFEPDMARSRLTCQLKVSAELDGLKVFMPEKQI, from the coding sequence ATGGCAAAAATCACCTACGTTGAATTTAGCGGTACCGAGCACACAGTGGACGTGGCCGATGGTCTGACCGTTATGGAAGGCGCAAGAGATAACAACATTCCAGGCATCGAAGCCGATTGCGGCGGTGCCTGTGCCTGTTCAACCTGTCATGTTTATGTCGACGCGGCTTGGGTCGAAAAGCTGCCATCCATGGACGATATGGAAGAAGACATGCTGGATTTTGCCTTTGAGCCGGACATGGCGCGCTCGCGCCTAACCTGCCAGCTCAAAGTCTCAGCAGAGCTTGATGGCCTGAAAGTATTCATGCCCGAAAAACAAATCTGA